In Gemmobacter fulvus, a single window of DNA contains:
- a CDS encoding amidohydrolase family protein, with protein MSAFRDLTLGAAAPGRTALTADWVLGHAAGGHCLIPNGEVVFEAGRILHVGQRFEGEVARRISLGCALISPGLIDLDALSDLDTTVLSIDHGPGWAKGRVWPRSYVERGPYEMYAPEELAFQKRYAFAQLLRNGITTAAPIASLFYREWGETAAEFTAAAEAAGEMGLRVYLSPAYRAGGMVLEGPGQMVPVFDEPRGMAGLDEAIAFVTAQEGRFGGLVRGMLAPDRVETCTAPLLRRTLDAAQDLDCRVRLHMAQGAMEVQTVQALHGTTAPDWLAREGLLNDRILAPHATNATDTDLAHYAAHGVSVVHCPLVSGRGGSILRSFGRLRAQGINIAMGTDTAPADMLLNLLTGLMTARIADIDAPHQRSADFWDAATLGGARALGRDDIGCLKPGARADIAVFRLDDAMMTPAIDPITTLVTGGSGKVTQATFVDGRLSMCEGRVAGIDLAEAQARAQAQFDGLLAKYPERSWQHRPVAELFPPSYPVRQEATP; from the coding sequence ATGAGCGCGTTTCGTGACCTGACGCTGGGCGCCGCCGCGCCCGGCCGTACTGCCCTGACCGCCGATTGGGTGCTGGGCCATGCGGCGGGTGGCCATTGCCTGATCCCGAATGGCGAAGTGGTGTTCGAGGCGGGGCGCATCCTGCATGTCGGCCAACGGTTCGAGGGCGAGGTGGCCCGGCGAATCAGCCTTGGCTGCGCGCTGATCTCGCCCGGCCTGATCGACCTTGATGCCCTGTCGGATCTCGATACCACGGTGCTGAGCATCGACCATGGCCCCGGCTGGGCAAAGGGCCGGGTCTGGCCGCGCTCTTATGTCGAGCGTGGCCCCTATGAGATGTATGCGCCGGAAGAGTTGGCCTTCCAGAAACGCTATGCTTTTGCGCAGCTTTTGCGGAACGGCATCACCACCGCTGCCCCCATCGCCTCGCTGTTCTACCGGGAATGGGGCGAGACGGCAGCCGAATTCACCGCAGCGGCCGAGGCTGCGGGCGAGATGGGGCTGCGGGTCTATCTGTCGCCCGCCTATCGTGCGGGCGGCATGGTGCTGGAAGGGCCGGGCCAGATGGTGCCGGTGTTCGACGAGCCGCGCGGCATGGCGGGGCTGGACGAGGCCATCGCCTTCGTCACTGCGCAGGAGGGCCGCTTCGGCGGACTGGTGCGCGGTATGCTGGCCCCCGACCGGGTGGAAACCTGCACCGCGCCGCTGCTGCGCCGCACGCTGGACGCGGCACAGGATCTGGATTGCCGGGTGCGCCTGCACATGGCGCAGGGCGCGATGGAGGTGCAGACGGTTCAGGCGCTGCACGGCACCACCGCGCCGGACTGGCTGGCGCGGGAAGGGCTGCTGAACGACCGCATCCTTGCGCCGCATGCCACCAATGCGACCGACACCGATCTGGCCCATTACGCCGCCCATGGGGTAAGCGTGGTGCATTGCCCGCTGGTCTCAGGCCGGGGCGGGTCGATCCTGCGGTCGTTTGGCCGCCTGCGGGCGCAGGGCATCAATATCGCCATGGGTACCGATACCGCGCCCGCCGATATGCTGCTCAACCTGCTGACCGGGCTGATGACGGCCCGCATCGCCGATATTGACGCGCCGCATCAGCGCAGCGCCGATTTCTGGGATGCCGCCACGCTGGGTGGGGCCCGCGCGCTGGGGCGGGACGACATCGGGTGCCTGAAACCCGGAGCCCGCGCCGATATTGCGGTGTTCCGGCTGGATGATGCGATGATGACCCCGGCGATTGACCCGATCACCACGCTTGTCACCGGCGGCTCTGGCAAGGTGACGCAAGCCACCTTTGTCGACGGTCGGCTGTCGATGTGCGAAGGCCGTGTGGCCGGGATCGACCTTGCTGAAGCCCAGGCCCGCGCGCAGGCGCAGTTTGACGGGCTGCTGGCAAAATACCCCGAACGCAGCTGGCAGCATCGGCCCGTGGCCGAGCTGTTTCCCCCAAGCTATCCCGTCCGACAGGAGGCGACCCCATGA